A stretch of DNA from Pseudonocardia hierapolitana:
CGACCGGCGTCTACCGGCCCGATCTCACGTTCGGCGACCGCGTGGCCGAGCACGGGCACTGGGCGGATCGGCTGCCCGCGGTGGAGGAGGACCTCGCGGCGCTGGAGCTCGAGCACGAGACCGCACTCGCCGCACCGCCCGCCGACGGGGCCTCGGTGGCGGTGCCGCCGATCCCCACCTGCGACCGGCCGGGGCTGCGGCACACGCCGCCCGCCTCGTTCCGCCCCGGCACGGACGTGGTGCTGACGGCCGAACCGGACGGGCCGTTCGACGGCACCGTCGTGCTGCACTACCGCCACCTCAACCAGGGCGAGCACTACCGCACGGTCGAGGTGGAAGCGGGCGCCGCCACCGTCCCGGGCGACTACACCGACTCGCCGTACCCGCTCGTCTACTTCTTCACCATGCGGCACGCGGACGGCGACGCCTGGATCCTGCCGGGGCTGGACGCGACGCTGGCGAACCAGCCCTACCACGTGGTGCGTCAGGAGGCGGGCTGAGCGTGGACCCCTGCCGGGTCACCCGGCGCCTGCCGGGCCGGAGCCGCCGTGGAGTCGCGCTCGACCAGACGCGTGGGGAGCCGCAGCTGCGGGTCGGCGAGGCGGTCGCCCTCCAGCAGGGCGAGGAGCATCTCGACCGCGCGCTGCCCCATCAGCTGCAGGGGCTGCTCCACCGTGGTCAGCGCCGGTCGGCACAGCGCGCTCTCCGGGATGTTGTCGAAGCCGACCACCGAGAGATCGCGCGGTACGTCCAGGCCGAGCGTGAGCGCGACGTCGACGCTGGCGATCGCGGACACGTCGTTCGCCGCGAAGATCGCCGTCGGCGGGTCGGGCAGCTCCAGGAGCGCGCGGGCGGCGTCCTGCAGGTCGGTGGCGCCGTAGCCGCCGGCGCGCACCAGGTCGGGATCGAACGGCACCCCGGCCGCGGCGAGCGAGGCGCGGTATCCGTGCTCGCGCTGGTGGGCGGACTCCAGGTCGCGTGGCGGGCGGCCGAGGAACCCGATCCGGCGGTGCCCGAGCCCGAGCAGGTGGTCGGTGGCCAGCCGAGCGCCGCCCAGGTTGTCGGAGTCGACCGCCGGAAGGCCCGCGCTGCCGATGTGCGAGTCGACGGCCACGACCGGCATCGAGCCCGGCGTCGACTCGACCGTGGGGGTCACGAGCACGGCGCCGTCGATCAGCGTGCCGGACAACCGAGGCAGGTAGCGCAGCTCCCAGCCCATGCGGTCGGCGGCCCGCCCGGCCGCGGCGTAGACGAGCAGCTCGTAGTCGGCCTCGCGGACCGCATGCGCCGCGCCCTTGAGCACCTCCGCGCTGTAGGGCTCGATCTCCCAGACGAGGATGCCGATCACGCCCGTGCGCGGGATGCGCATGCTGCGTGCGACGAGGCTCGACTCGTATCCGAGCTCGGCGACCACCTCGTGGACCCGGCGAACGGTGGCTGCGGCCACGCCGTAGCGATCGTTGATCGCCTTCGAGGCGGTGGCCACGGACACGCCCGCCCGGGCCGCCACGTCCCGGATGGTCACGCGTTCCTTCGCCACCTGGGGATCCTAGTGGCGCCTCGACGAACACCGACGAACGGCGATCGGGGGACTCACCCGTGAAGATCCAACGGATCGAGACGCTGGTCCGCGAGCAGGTCGCCGTGGTCCGGGTGACCACCGACGACGGCGTGGTCGGCATCGGCCAGACCGCCCCCTACCAGGCGGCCACCAGTGCCCACGTGCTGCACACGATGGTGGCGCCGCTGTTCCTCGGCAAGGACCCGTGGGACGTCGAGACGCTGGTGGACGAGTGCGTGCGGGTGCACTACAAGTTCCCGAGCAGCTTCCTGCACCGCGCGCTCGCCGGCGTCGACACGGCGCTGTGGGACGTCCTGGGGCAGGTCACGGGGCAGCCGGTCGCGAAGCTCATCGGCGGCCACGCCCGCGCATCCGTCCCGATGTACGCCTCCAGCATGAAGCGCTCGATCACGCCGGAGGAGGAGGCGGAACGGCTCGCCGGGCTCGTGGCCGCCCACGGCTTCCGCGCCGTGAAGATCCGCGTCGGGGAGGCCATGGGCCGCGACACGGACGCGGCGCCGGGCCGTACCGAGCGGATCGTGCCGCACGTCCGCGAGGTCCTCGGCACCGGTGTGGACATCTCGGCCGACGCGAACGGCGGGTTCTCCGTCGGCCGCGCCATCCGCGTCGGGCGGATGTTGGAGGATCACGGCTACTTCCACTTCGAGGAGCCCTGCCCCTTCCCGGAGCTGGAGCAGACCGCGCAGGTGGCGGCGGCGCTCGACATCCCGGTGTCCGGCGGCGAGCAGGACATCTCGATGCCGCAGTTCCAGCGCATGATCAGCGGCCGCGTGGTCGACATCGTGCAGCCCGACATCGGCTACATCGGCGGCATGTCCCGCGCCCGCAAGGTGGCCGTGCTCGCCGAGGCGGCCGGCATCCCGTGCACCCCGCACTG
This window harbors:
- a CDS encoding LacI family DNA-binding transcriptional regulator, which translates into the protein MAKERVTIRDVAARAGVSVATASKAINDRYGVAAATVRRVHEVVAELGYESSLVARSMRIPRTGVIGILVWEIEPYSAEVLKGAAHAVREADYELLVYAAAGRAADRMGWELRYLPRLSGTLIDGAVLVTPTVESTPGSMPVVAVDSHIGSAGLPAVDSDNLGGARLATDHLLGLGHRRIGFLGRPPRDLESAHQREHGYRASLAAAGVPFDPDLVRAGGYGATDLQDAARALLELPDPPTAIFAANDVSAIASVDVALTLGLDVPRDLSVVGFDNIPESALCRPALTTVEQPLQLMGQRAVEMLLALLEGDRLADPQLRLPTRLVERDSTAAPARQAPGDPAGVHAQPAS
- a CDS encoding mandelate racemase/muconate lactonizing enzyme family protein, translated to MKIQRIETLVREQVAVVRVTTDDGVVGIGQTAPYQAATSAHVLHTMVAPLFLGKDPWDVETLVDECVRVHYKFPSSFLHRALAGVDTALWDVLGQVTGQPVAKLIGGHARASVPMYASSMKRSITPEEEAERLAGLVAAHGFRAVKIRVGEAMGRDTDAAPGRTERIVPHVREVLGTGVDISADANGGFSVGRAIRVGRMLEDHGYFHFEEPCPFPELEQTAQVAAALDIPVSGGEQDISMPQFQRMISGRVVDIVQPDIGYIGGMSRARKVAVLAEAAGIPCTPHCANDSLLQVFTLHLAAAMPACTQYQEWSIEHTPWSQGVYEPVLQVVGGAVPAPTSPGWGVTLDPAFEKTADITTSAA